One window of the Pseudomonadota bacterium genome contains the following:
- the rplX gene encoding 50S ribosomal protein L24 has protein sequence MEKHYHIKKNDLVMVTVGKDKGKTGKVLRVIKKKDRLVVEKVNMVKKHVKPSQKSKGGIMERENPIHFSNVMIYCEKCSKPVRVGKKLLEDGKKVRFCKKCEEVIDK, from the coding sequence ATGGAGAAACATTATCATATAAAGAAGAATGACCTTGTCATGGTTACTGTGGGTAAGGATAAAGGAAAGACAGGTAAGGTTTTAAGGGTCATTAAGAAGAAGGATAGGCTCGTAGTAGAGAAGGTAAACATGGTGAAGAAGCATGTAAAACCGAGTCAGAAGTCAAAGGGTGGAATAATGGAAAGAGAGAACCCGATACATTTTTCAAATGTAATGATTTATTGTGAGAAGTGTTCAAAACCGGTAAGGGTGGGTAAAAAATTACTTGAAGATGGGAAAAAGGTAAGATTCTGCAAGAAATGTGAAGAGGTTATTGATAAGTAG
- the rplE gene encoding 50S ribosomal protein L5, whose amino-acid sequence MDYYEKEIKSALMRRFKYRNIMQVPKLDKIVVNIGVGEAIQNIKTLDSASNDLALITGQKPVITKAKKSIASFKLREGMSIGCMVTLRRDRMYEFFHKLVHIVLPRVRDFKGVSAKSFDGRGNYTLGLREQVIFPEIDYDKIDKARGMNITIGTTAKTDEEGCELLKLMGMPFRS is encoded by the coding sequence ATGGATTACTATGAAAAAGAAATAAAGTCGGCTTTAATGAGAAGGTTCAAATATAGGAATATTATGCAGGTCCCGAAGCTTGACAAAATTGTTGTAAATATTGGTGTTGGAGAAGCGATACAGAATATAAAAACCCTTGATAGTGCTTCAAATGACCTTGCTTTAATAACCGGTCAAAAGCCGGTAATTACAAAGGCTAAAAAATCTATAGCTTCTTTTAAATTAAGAGAGGGCATGTCTATAGGTTGTATGGTTACACTCCGGAGGGACAGAATGTATGAATTTTTTCATAAGCTTGTTCATATTGTACTTCCGAGGGTGAGAGATTTTAAGGGTGTTTCTGCAAAGTCTTTTGACGGAAGAGGAAACTACACTTTGGGACTCCGAGAACAGGTTATCTTTCCTGAAATAGATTATGACAAGATTGATAAAGCAAGAGGTATGAATATCACAATTGGGACAACAGCAAAAACGGATGAAGAGGGCTGCGAACTATTGAAGCTAATGGGTATGCCCTTCAGGAGCTGA
- the rpsQ gene encoding 30S ribosomal protein S17, protein MELKGDVNRKKMVGVVVGDKMDKTVVVEVEKFLKHPKYYKYLKTKKRYKVHDEENACKTGDRVLIVGTRPLSKEKRWLVKEIIKKEEPVILFEEGVGGDDTAEI, encoded by the coding sequence ATGGAACTGAAAGGTGATGTCAACAGGAAAAAGATGGTAGGCGTTGTTGTTGGGGATAAGATGGACAAAACTGTGGTTGTAGAAGTTGAGAAATTTTTGAAACATCCAAAATATTATAAGTACCTTAAGACTAAAAAAAGATATAAAGTACACGACGAAGAAAATGCATGTAAAACAGGAGATAGAGTTTTAATAGTGGGAACAAGACCCCTGAGTAAAGAGAAGAGATGGTTGGTAAAGGAAATTATAAAAAAAGAAGAACCTGTCATATTGTTTGAGGAAGGGGTAGGGGGAGATGATACAGCCGAAATCTAA
- the rpmC gene encoding 50S ribosomal protein L29 — translation MKAREFKELTNEELLKKKKDLKEEAFNLRFQHSTGRLENTARIKLIRRDSARIETILRERELNA, via the coding sequence ATGAAGGCCAGAGAGTTTAAAGAGTTAACAAATGAAGAGCTTTTGAAAAAGAAGAAGGATCTGAAGGAAGAGGCCTTTAATCTGAGGTTTCAGCATTCGACCGGGCGGTTAGAGAATACAGCAAGGATTAAACTCATACGAAGGGATAGCGCAAGAATAGAAACCATTTTGAGGGAAAGGGAACTGAATGCTTAA
- the rplN gene encoding 50S ribosomal protein L14, with protein sequence MIQPKSKLEVADNSGAKKLGCIRVLGGSKKRYGTVGDIIVASVKEVIPNAKVKKGEVVKAVIVRTKKEIRRVDGSYVKFDDNSAVIINQYNEPIGTRIFGPVARELRAKKFMKIVSLAPEVV encoded by the coding sequence ATGATACAGCCGAAATCTAAGCTTGAAGTAGCGGATAATTCAGGGGCGAAAAAGCTCGGTTGTATAAGGGTCCTTGGGGGCTCAAAGAAGAGGTATGGAACGGTTGGGGATATCATAGTGGCTTCTGTAAAGGAGGTTATCCCTAATGCGAAGGTGAAGAAGGGGGAAGTTGTGAAAGCAGTCATAGTGAGGACAAAAAAGGAGATTAGAAGGGTAGATGGTTCTTATGTAAAATTTGATGATAATTCTGCGGTAATTATAAATCAGTACAATGAACCAATAGGGACAAGAATATTTGGACCGGTGGCAAGGGAACTAAGGGCAAAAAAGTTTATGAAGATTGTATCGTTAGCACCTGAGGTTGTGTGA
- the rpsH gene encoding 30S ribosomal protein S8, with product MGMIDPIADMLTRIRNAIMARHESVDIPYSNMKFAVSKILKEEGYTKNYKTFVDEKRKKFLKVYINYDENNKSVITGLKRMSKPGRRVYVKVEDIKKLKSHLGLIILSTSKGLMTDRNARNNKIGGESLLIVW from the coding sequence ATGGGGATGATTGATCCTATTGCTGATATGCTGACAAGAATAAGAAATGCGATAATGGCCCGTCACGAGTCGGTGGACATACCTTATTCTAACATGAAGTTTGCCGTATCAAAGATACTCAAGGAAGAAGGTTATACAAAAAATTATAAAACCTTTGTTGATGAGAAAAGGAAGAAGTTTTTAAAGGTTTATATTAATTATGATGAGAATAATAAAAGTGTAATAACTGGTCTTAAGCGGATGAGTAAACCAGGCAGAAGGGTTTATGTGAAGGTGGAAGACATAAAGAAGTTAAAAAGTCATCTCGGTTTGATAATACTTTCTACTTCAAAGGGTCTTATGACAGATAGGAATGCAAGAAATAATAAAATTGGAGGGGAGTCCCTCCTTATTGTTTGGTGA
- the rplP gene encoding 50S ribosomal protein L16, whose protein sequence is MLAPKRVKYRKQQKGRMRGVSNRGNVVSFGDYGLQALECGWVTARQIEAARIALTRYVKRTGKVWIRIFPDKPITKKPAETRMGKGKGPSEGWIAVVNPGKVLYEIKGVPEDKAREALRIASFKLPIETRFVVRSED, encoded by the coding sequence ATGCTCGCACCAAAAAGGGTTAAATATAGAAAACAGCAAAAGGGCAGGATGAGGGGTGTTTCAAATAGGGGTAATGTTGTGAGTTTTGGAGATTATGGATTGCAGGCACTTGAATGTGGATGGGTTACTGCGAGGCAGATAGAGGCAGCAAGGATAGCCCTCACGAGGTATGTGAAGAGAACAGGAAAGGTGTGGATAAGGATATTCCCAGATAAACCGATAACAAAGAAACCTGCAGAGACAAGAATGGGTAAGGGCAAAGGTCCATCTGAAGGCTGGATAGCAGTGGTGAATCCGGGAAAGGTACTTTATGAGATTAAAGGTGTTCCTGAAGATAAAGCAAGGGAAGCACTCCGTATCGCATCTTTTAAACTTCCCATTGAAACAAGGTTTGTAGTAAGAAGTGAGGATTAA
- a CDS encoding type Z 30S ribosomal protein S14, translating into MARKSMMEKLKRGPKFKVRIRNRCTICGRPRGFLGKFQMCRICFRLHALRGEIPGVIKSSW; encoded by the coding sequence ATGGCGAGAAAATCTATGATGGAAAAATTGAAGAGAGGCCCTAAATTTAAGGTACGTATAAGGAATAGATGTACTATTTGTGGAAGGCCAAGGGGCTTTTTGGGAAAATTTCAGATGTGCAGAATATGTTTCAGGTTGCATGCTCTAAGGGGAGAGATACCTGGAGTTATAAAATCAAGCTGGTAA